AGCTTTACTGACGTTTTCTATAGCTTCTTTACTTTTTCGCAGTTCAATTTCTACTTGCTTGCGTTCACTAATATCACGCACTATACTCACAACTTCATCTTCGCCACAAACAACCATTCGGGCTTCATAATTGCGATTTTTTCCTTGAATGGGAAGTTGATATTCAATGAGTTGAACTGTGCAATTTGTGAGTGCTTTCTTAATACCTAACCTAATTTTCTTGCTCACACTCTCTGGCAAAAATTCTACTAAATTTTTACCAATAAATTCATCTTCTGGTACATATAAATCAAAATTTTTTGTTCCTTTAAAATCTAGAATAATACCATCTTTTCTAATGCGAAACATTGCATCTGGAATAGCATTTAAAAGAGCGCTATTTTTAGCTTCAGTTTTACGCAGTGCTTCTTCTGTTCGCTTACGGACAATTGCTGCCCCAATACTTCCAGATGCTGCAATTAAAATAGCTTCTTCTGATTCTTGCCATTGTCTTTGATAGCGACATTCATCGAACCCAACAAAACCCCAGAAAGAATCCTCAATAAAAATCGGTACGATGAGAATCGAAATAATATCTTGCGGTTCTAGAACTTGTCTTTCAGTTTCTGGAAAATCTTTTACCAACCCACAGACAATGTTTCCTGCACTCAGGAGTTGATACCAACGAGGTAAAAAGTTAAGATACGAAAGGTTTTGTAATTCAGGGTTATCAATCTCAGGAGTTACTGTGTTATCTGTCCATTCAAATCGCTGACTCAGTAGTGGTTCACCACTGTGAGGATCAGTATGATTCTCAAAAACATAAACTCGATTCACCTGAACTGCTTTACCTAAAGTCTCAAGTGCTTTGTATACTGCTTGAGTAAAATCTTTTGCTGTCAGTAATTGATTCGTCGCCGCCGCAACACCTTCTAACAAGCGATCGCGTTGTGTCACAACAGATGTCACTAATTTGCGTTCAGTAATGTCTTTTTTGATTCCTACATAGCAAACAGGTTGATTTTGCTCATCACGCACTGTAAAAGCTTTCAGTTCTATATGTATTAGCTTGCCACTTTTTGTGCGACTCAGTACTTCGCAGCAATAACGATCATTTTTAACAAGTTCTTGACAAACAGTTGAAAAAACTTGTTCGCCAAGATGAATTGCTGGTGTCTTCCCATCCAGATCTTCATCTGAGTAACCTAGTAACAACTGATGCATTGCATTTTGTTGTAAGTAATAGCCTTGAAGATCAATAATTGCGATCGCATCATTGCAGTGAGTAACAATCTGACGAAAAGTGTTAATTTCTGCTAAAACGCTGATGCGCTGATCTGCTCTACAACAACACTCTTTCAGTGGTGAATGTAAGCTAACTTTACTTGTGCTTTGTAGCCTTTGTAAATCTTCAAAACGTTTACCTAGCCACTGCCATCTTGCATTGGCGAATTGTAGCTTCTGCAACAATATTGTACTAGTGACCTGTTCTGCTATAAGATATTCTTGCACTCCTATACTAATAGCTTCGCAGATCAGTGCTTGATTTTGCGTATCACCAATTGCAATTAGAGGAAAACCAGCATAAATGTGGCGTACTTGATTAACAACTTTTAAGCCATAAGCATCAAGCCTGGATATCACCAGTAGAATCACAGTTTCTGCTTGATATGATACACATTGATGTAGCTTAATGTTGTCTAGACTTGCAATAGCTATTAGCTCAATCTGTGTCTGATTGAGTTGTTGCAATATTTTTTGAATTTGATGCCTATCTGATACGTCTGCTACCAGTACAATCTTTAGCAGTTCTGCAGTCATTTACTTTTCAGTTCACATCGACAATCAGAAACCAATACTAGAGAAGGCAATTTGTGTACGAGGCGATCGCACTTTTATAACTAGTATAAATAGTAATATTCTTCACTCATGGAAAATCTATTTGATAACTAACCTGAAGATATCACTTAGTTGTATAAATCAATGTGCTATGGATCACTTTGCATCAATATTTTTTTATCAGTATAATATGCGATCCTGGATAGGATATGACATTGTTTGCATCATTTCGAGTAACAAGATTGCATAGTTTTCAATTAATACATATTAAACTTCTGTAAATCATTACTAGAATATAGCGAGAGAAAGTTCGTCTATTGTTATTATCTACTTACCTCAGGTATTTTATTGAGTAAAGTTTGTTCAGGAGGTTAAGATCATTAAATATTAGTTGTCTACAGCTTGACTCGCATTTAATAAAGTTGATCTATCTAGTTTGATTACTCGACCTCATAAATGAACTAATACTCAAGGCTGATTTTTCTAGAACAAACAACAAATTATATTAAGTGTACAGGTAAACGAGTCTTTGGCGCAGCTGAGTGTGAGATCTTAAGTGAGACTGTTTTATATCAGCAAGTAACTTTAGTCAAGAGCAAGCAATTATTTGTAGTAAAAACTAGCTGGATAAGAAAGTATCATGAGTCATCAAAATTTAAGAATTGTCTCTCTCATACCCAGTGCAACAGAAATTGTAGCGGCGCTAGGATTAGAAAATGTCATGGTTGGGCGATCGCATGAATGCGATTATCCGCCAGAAATAAAAGATCTTCCTGTGTGTACCGCAGCGAGGCTCAACTCAGAAGCACCCAGCAAAGAAATTCATCAAAACGTCAACCAAATTTTGCACTCAGCATTGAGCATTTACCAAGTTAAAATAGACGTCTTAGAAAAGTTAAAACCAACACACATTATTACTCAAGACCAATGCGATGTTTGTGCTGTTAGTTTACAAGATGTTGAAGCAGCAGTAGCACAACTGACCCAAAGTCAGCCCAAGATTATTTCCCTACAGCCTAATAGTTTAGCTGACGTTTGGCACGATATCGAGCGAGTTGCTAATGCATTGGGAGTGCGATCGCTCTTTTTAATCGAAGATCTCGAAGCACGAGTGAATATTTGTCAGCAAAAGACAGCAAGCCTTTCTTTAGAGGAACTACCTACAGTGGCTTGCATTGAGTGGACTGATCCGCTGATGACTGCTGCTAACTGGATTCCAGAACTTGTCACGCAAGCTGGGGGACAACCACTTTTTAGTGTTAGCGGACAACCATCCCCAACTCTGACTTGGGATACTCTCGTTGCAACGAATCCTGATGTGATGATCTTTATGCTATGTGGCTTTGATTTACACCGTACTCGTCAAGAAGCAATGGCATTAACTCAACACTCTGAGTGGGAAAAGTTACACGCAGTGCAACATGGAAGAGTTTATATTACTGACGGCAACGCGTATTTCAATCGTCCTGGACCACGCCTAGCTGATTCGTTAGAGATTCTAGCAGAAATTTTGCATCCAGAGATTTTTGACTACGGTTACAAAGGAACTGCTTGGGAACCGTTGTAGCTTGCATGACAAATCTTAATGAGTAGCCCCGAAGAAAGTCGGAAGACAGATTTGATGCATGCTTGCAATTAAAAGTAATGAGTGATTAGCAACTAGCAACTTAATCATAGCCTGGTTATTCAACTGGAGATGATATTACTAGTAGCTTCCATAGTCCGTTCTTCTGCTAGAGGTGGACGTAGGCATAAATAAATTAAAGGACCAAAAAGCGGGATTAGCGCTGTCATCCAATAGAGGAGAGAACTATCTAGACCTCGACGTGTCATATCATCTCGTAGCAAAGCAGGAAACAAAAGGCACAGCAAACAAAAGTCTAAACTCATAACATGAATAAAACGACTTGTACGCCATTGATAGACATAATCTCCCCAATCTCCCTTGCTGAAGCCGTAAGCAACAAGTAAAACTGCCGCAGTCATTAATATTATTCCAGTCCAACGCGAATCTAGTAACTTCAAGAAAGCGTTTTTTTGTCCTGGAAACGTTGTACTTGGTTCGCGCAAAGCTAAGTAAGGTAACAGTGCAAAAGCACCAACCCCAAAAGAAAGCGCCGCAAATGGGAAAGCCGGAATTTTTTGCGTTCTGCCATCAAAAAATAGCAGGCAACTATAAATCATGGGCCAAACACCCATAATATAAAATAATGCAACAATTAGAGGATTGATGCCGTCGATTTCACCGATAGAAAGATTCTTAATCAGTTCAAACGTGTCAGGTTGATTCGGTGGTGCCAAAAAAAAAGCATAAATTGCTAGTCCCACCCAGGTTGTGGCAAAGCCAATTTTTCTGATCATGGTTAATTATTTTAAGGCTTCAGAGAGGTAATCAGCAGCAGCTTCGACAACAGCGATCGCTGTTTCATAATCCATGCGAGTTGGTCCTAACACGCCTACACTACCTACAGGAACTGTTCCACGCCGATACGTTGATGAAATTAAGGTGCAAGTCCGAATCGGTTGCAGAGGATTCTCTGAACCAATGCGCACGCTGACGCGATGCTTGCTATATTCTCCTTCAGGTTCCTCGAAAATCAAAGGCCAGAGTTGATCTTGCTCTTCTTCTAGCAAATGAATGATGGTTTGGACTTGCTGTAGTTCGGCAAATTCTGGTTGACGCAACACTTCGGAAACGCCGCGAATCATAATTTGCGTTCCTGATACTTGGCGGCGACTGAGTTCTCCTAAGAAGCTTTTAAGAACATCGCCATAGCGCTGAAATTCGCGATCTAATTGATTCCAACTTAAAGTGGCTATTTCACAGAGCGATCGCCCCCGCAATTGAGCGTTCAAAAAGTTAGATAATATCTGTAGTTCTCGTTCAACAACTTCTGAATCAAGTGGCGTTTGCTCTTGAGTAACAGGCAGATCCATTAATGTCGAATGTGTCTCATAGGCATCGGTAACAACTATCAGCATCGCCTTGCCTGGTTCTAACTGTACTAGCTGGAGATGCCGCAGTCGCGTTGTGTTAGTTTGTGGCATTGTAATTAGCGTGATGCAGCCACTGACTGTAGAGAGAATTTGTGCTGCCCCTTGTAACAAAGCTTCGATACTCCAGTCTTCCCACTTCAGCCGCTCGTGAAAAACTTGCTCGACCTGCTTTGCTAAAATTTCTGATGGAGAGATGAGTTGGTCTACATAAATTCGGTAGCCAGAATCTGAAGGAACTCTTCCGGCAGAAGTGTGGGGTTGGTAAAG
Above is a genomic segment from Gloeocapsopsis sp. IPPAS B-1203 containing:
- the hrcA gene encoding heat-inducible transcriptional repressor HrcA, with the protein product MQVQLNARQQHILWATVRHYIATAEPVGSRALVEEYNLGVSSATIRNTMGVLEKAGLLYQPHTSAGRVPSDSGYRIYVDQLISPSEILAKQVEQVFHERLKWEDWSIEALLQGAAQILSTVSGCITLITMPQTNTTRLRHLQLVQLEPGKAMLIVVTDAYETHSTLMDLPVTQEQTPLDSEVVERELQILSNFLNAQLRGRSLCEIATLSWNQLDREFQRYGDVLKSFLGELSRRQVSGTQIMIRGVSEVLRQPEFAELQQVQTIIHLLEEEQDQLWPLIFEEPEGEYSKHRVSVRIGSENPLQPIRTCTLISSTYRRGTVPVGSVGVLGPTRMDYETAIAVVEAAADYLSEALK
- a CDS encoding cobalamin-binding protein, which codes for MSHQNLRIVSLIPSATEIVAALGLENVMVGRSHECDYPPEIKDLPVCTAARLNSEAPSKEIHQNVNQILHSALSIYQVKIDVLEKLKPTHIITQDQCDVCAVSLQDVEAAVAQLTQSQPKIISLQPNSLADVWHDIERVANALGVRSLFLIEDLEARVNICQQKTASLSLEELPTVACIEWTDPLMTAANWIPELVTQAGGQPLFSVSGQPSPTLTWDTLVATNPDVMIFMLCGFDLHRTRQEAMALTQHSEWEKLHAVQHGRVYITDGNAYFNRPGPRLADSLEILAEILHPEIFDYGYKGTAWEPL
- a CDS encoding DUF2834 domain-containing protein; the encoded protein is MIRKIGFATTWVGLAIYAFFLAPPNQPDTFELIKNLSIGEIDGINPLIVALFYIMGVWPMIYSCLLFFDGRTQKIPAFPFAALSFGVGAFALLPYLALREPSTTFPGQKNAFLKLLDSRWTGIILMTAAVLLVAYGFSKGDWGDYVYQWRTSRFIHVMSLDFCLLCLLFPALLRDDMTRRGLDSSLLYWMTALIPLFGPLIYLCLRPPLAEERTMEATSNIISS
- a CDS encoding ATP-binding protein; the encoded protein is MTAELLKIVLVADVSDRHQIQKILQQLNQTQIELIAIASLDNIKLHQCVSYQAETVILLVISRLDAYGLKVVNQVRHIYAGFPLIAIGDTQNQALICEAISIGVQEYLIAEQVTSTILLQKLQFANARWQWLGKRFEDLQRLQSTSKVSLHSPLKECCCRADQRISVLAEINTFRQIVTHCNDAIAIIDLQGYYLQQNAMHQLLLGYSDEDLDGKTPAIHLGEQVFSTVCQELVKNDRYCCEVLSRTKSGKLIHIELKAFTVRDEQNQPVCYVGIKKDITERKLVTSVVTQRDRLLEGVAAATNQLLTAKDFTQAVYKALETLGKAVQVNRVYVFENHTDPHSGEPLLSQRFEWTDNTVTPEIDNPELQNLSYLNFLPRWYQLLSAGNIVCGLVKDFPETERQVLEPQDIISILIVPIFIEDSFWGFVGFDECRYQRQWQESEEAILIAASGSIGAAIVRKRTEEALRKTEAKNSALLNAIPDAMFRIRKDGIILDFKGTKNFDLYVPEDEFIGKNLVEFLPESVSKKIRLGIKKALTNCTVQLIEYQLPIQGKNRNYEARMVVCGEDEVVSIVRDISERKQVEIELRKSKEAIENVSKAKSEFLATMSHELRTPLNAILGLSQLLHQEIFGSLNAKQKEYVSCIYSSGEHLLSLINDILDLSKVEAGKEELMLALVQVPELCETCLAIVRDRAIKKGLQLTSQLDPQAVCCFADERRVKQMLLNLLTNAIKFTPSGKVTLRVQKVPQGITFTVSDTGIGIASEHLKLLFQPFKQLDSRFNRQYEGTGLGLALTRKLAHLHGGNVTVKSTLGKGSDFTLLLPDYPQPTEDEQYGYNQQAGHLFNCSPRILISGNGNHGSIIQSYLKAIGYEVKYLKVTNNILAQIEKFKPKLILLDPQLSENVTTVTLIQHLKAELDQTIPIVVITQTTEKCDRFLEAGAQECLNKPIGIAQLESLLMRYL